The following proteins are encoded in a genomic region of Natrarchaeobius halalkaliphilus:
- a CDS encoding DUF63 family protein — translation MVLPEGFVVPPWYLLVPLLVVFLSAVSLLWTLEPPVTDRTVLAFAPWMMIGAAAHVLYRLEVYPDAIAVLFASPGVYLVTATVGGLVWILGTFLEAAGLQRTAERFLGSVGVVVFAVSVIVVLVVGWEHGAVQPFWPVVAVVVSGLVTALAWLVLGLWFTDVAATTGATGALVVFGHALDGISTAIGYDVLGASEEVPVSRMILEAGGSLPTAEYIGAGWLFVAVKIALAMVVLGLFREYVDADPSQGRFLLALIAALGLGPGVHNVLLFAVA, via the coding sequence ATGGTCTTACCAGAGGGGTTCGTGGTTCCGCCGTGGTACCTCCTCGTTCCGCTCCTCGTGGTATTTCTCAGCGCCGTCTCACTCCTGTGGACGCTCGAGCCACCGGTGACCGATCGGACGGTACTCGCGTTCGCGCCGTGGATGATGATCGGTGCCGCCGCGCACGTCCTCTACAGACTCGAGGTCTATCCGGACGCAATCGCGGTGTTGTTCGCCTCGCCGGGCGTCTATCTGGTGACGGCAACCGTCGGTGGTCTCGTCTGGATTCTCGGAACCTTTCTCGAGGCCGCCGGCCTCCAGCGGACGGCGGAGCGATTTCTGGGCAGCGTCGGCGTCGTCGTCTTCGCGGTATCGGTGATCGTTGTGCTCGTCGTCGGCTGGGAACACGGAGCGGTCCAGCCGTTCTGGCCCGTCGTCGCCGTCGTCGTCTCGGGACTGGTCACGGCTCTTGCTTGGCTCGTTCTCGGTCTCTGGTTCACCGACGTCGCCGCGACCACGGGTGCGACCGGCGCACTCGTCGTCTTCGGTCACGCGCTCGACGGCATCTCGACCGCCATCGGCTACGACGTGCTCGGAGCCAGCGAAGAGGTTCCGGTCTCGCGCATGATCCTGGAGGCCGGTGGATCCCTCCCGACGGCGGAGTACATCGGCGCTGGCTGGCTGTTCGTGGCGGTGAAAATCGCGCTGGCGATGGTCGTCCTCGGACTCTTCAGGGAGTACGTCGACGCCGATCCGTCCCAGGGACGATTTCTCCTCGCTCTGATCGCTGCGCTCGGTCTCGGACCGGGAGTTCACAACGTCCTCCTGTTCGCCGTCGCCTAG
- the deoC gene encoding deoxyribose-phosphate aldolase codes for MERNELAPLIDHTVLGPETTPTDVRSVLEDARAFGMNACIPPYALEDATSDASDVTIATVIGFPHGQNDHDVKRREGVLAWKAGADELDVVINVGRLKAGEDDAVRAELAEVVAAVPVPVKVIVETALLTEAETERACEAAVAADAAMVKTSTGFADAGATLADVELMSGYLPVKASGGIGSYEEALAMLEAGAERIGTSSGVEILEGAPSRQS; via the coding sequence ATGGAGCGCAACGAACTCGCGCCGCTAATCGATCACACCGTTCTCGGACCTGAGACGACGCCCACCGACGTTCGATCGGTGCTCGAGGACGCACGAGCGTTCGGGATGAACGCCTGTATTCCGCCGTACGCACTCGAGGACGCGACCAGCGACGCTTCTGACGTGACGATCGCGACCGTCATCGGGTTTCCCCACGGCCAGAACGACCACGACGTCAAGCGTCGCGAGGGCGTTCTCGCCTGGAAGGCCGGCGCGGACGAACTCGACGTCGTGATCAACGTCGGTCGACTGAAAGCGGGGGAGGACGACGCCGTTCGGGCCGAACTGGCGGAAGTCGTCGCCGCGGTTCCGGTCCCGGTGAAAGTGATCGTCGAGACCGCCCTACTGACGGAGGCCGAAACGGAGCGAGCGTGCGAGGCCGCGGTGGCTGCTGACGCGGCGATGGTCAAGACCTCGACCGGCTTTGCCGACGCCGGCGCAACGCTCGCTGACGTCGAGTTGATGAGCGGCTACCTCCCGGTCAAAGCAAGCGGCGGAATCGGGAGCTACGAGGAAGCGCTCGCGATGCTCGAGGCAGGGGCCGAACGGATCGGCACCTCGAGCGGCGTCGAAATCCTCGAGGGCGCACCGTCACGCCAGTCGTAG
- a CDS encoding ATP-binding protein, whose product MTDLGDFGDYSAASGDGAGDSGSDAGTGSDSSSPSETDIGSGDGPSERSRSDDAFESTAVEPRGEDVGIGAVCVSQGLRVAEDGDDTTLRAYITRGNRSSIRLGSYLLAPYPDGETLFCRITGLEYAQQYHADDATEIHARRAMRADDIEEADYKFVAGLEPVAVLYDDDGELKRRMTDRVPKPQTIVRTADDTEAIKTGLKMPEDGVFLGHLSVGGEKVRTAASPPTIDYRLKDDYEAGDPLVFRHTLIAGGTGSGKTHGAKNVLRQFLADERTYPMADGRTVSPAVVQFDPQDEYAQMHDDNPDLDDAFARRLEREGIAHGGVSETTAFIPRVGSAAYSAGHHRAEQIEFTVPFSMCKRRPWLVSGGSLNDNQYGALTFLIDRFFSEYGNDGTYTQFKTFLDDPALREELDESGRVHEATYDAVRRRVFGFDDVFDQDARPITDLVHDLVRPGELSVVPTYHINDTRATEAVVLALSSLLIDEKLSNDPTYDRIKETPLVLGMDEAHNFLTDADSVQARKVINKFTEAAKQGRKERLGLFLITQDPQDIDDAVFKQINTTVVLNLGDEDAIKSVNIPSNLESKVPYMEKGQMVVYSPDNSEPVELIGLSKCLTRHGRD is encoded by the coding sequence ATGACCGATCTGGGCGACTTCGGTGATTACAGCGCAGCGTCCGGCGACGGAGCCGGGGATTCGGGTTCCGACGCTGGAACCGGCTCCGACTCGAGCAGTCCCAGCGAGACCGACATCGGGTCCGGAGACGGCCCATCGGAACGGTCGCGTTCGGACGATGCGTTCGAATCGACGGCCGTCGAACCCCGCGGAGAGGACGTCGGCATCGGTGCGGTCTGTGTCTCACAGGGCCTTCGCGTCGCTGAGGACGGCGACGACACCACGCTCCGAGCCTACATCACTCGCGGCAACCGGTCGTCGATCCGTCTCGGCAGCTACCTGCTCGCACCCTATCCCGACGGTGAAACGCTGTTCTGTCGGATCACCGGACTCGAGTATGCCCAGCAGTATCACGCGGACGACGCGACGGAGATCCACGCCCGTCGGGCGATGCGGGCCGACGACATCGAGGAAGCCGACTACAAGTTCGTCGCCGGACTGGAGCCGGTCGCCGTGCTCTACGACGACGACGGCGAGTTGAAACGACGGATGACCGACCGCGTCCCCAAGCCACAGACGATCGTCCGAACGGCCGACGACACCGAAGCGATCAAAACCGGACTAAAGATGCCCGAAGACGGGGTCTTCCTCGGCCACCTCTCGGTCGGCGGCGAGAAAGTCAGAACGGCGGCGTCGCCGCCGACGATCGACTACCGCCTGAAAGACGATTACGAGGCGGGCGACCCACTCGTCTTTCGTCACACGTTGATCGCTGGCGGCACCGGTTCGGGCAAGACCCACGGCGCGAAGAACGTCCTCCGGCAATTCCTCGCGGACGAACGAACCTATCCGATGGCCGACGGCCGGACGGTCAGCCCCGCGGTCGTCCAGTTCGATCCCCAGGACGAGTACGCTCAGATGCACGACGACAACCCGGACCTCGACGACGCCTTCGCTCGCCGTCTCGAGCGCGAGGGAATCGCCCACGGCGGCGTTTCGGAGACGACGGCCTTTATTCCGCGAGTGGGTTCGGCGGCGTACTCGGCGGGCCACCACCGCGCCGAGCAGATCGAGTTCACAGTTCCCTTTTCGATGTGCAAACGCCGCCCGTGGCTCGTCTCCGGTGGCTCGCTCAACGACAATCAGTACGGCGCGCTGACGTTCCTGATCGACCGGTTCTTCTCGGAGTACGGAAACGACGGGACGTACACGCAGTTCAAAACCTTCCTCGACGATCCGGCGTTGCGCGAAGAACTCGACGAGTCGGGACGCGTCCACGAGGCGACGTACGATGCCGTCCGCCGTCGCGTGTTCGGATTCGACGACGTCTTCGATCAGGACGCACGGCCGATCACCGACCTCGTTCACGACCTCGTCCGTCCCGGCGAGCTAAGCGTCGTTCCGACCTACCATATCAACGACACTCGAGCGACGGAGGCCGTCGTCCTCGCACTCTCGTCGCTGCTGATCGACGAGAAGCTCTCGAACGATCCGACCTACGATCGGATCAAGGAGACGCCGCTCGTCCTCGGAATGGACGAAGCGCACAACTTCCTCACGGACGCCGACAGCGTTCAGGCCCGGAAGGTCATCAACAAGTTCACCGAGGCGGCAAAACAGGGTCGAAAGGAACGGCTCGGTCTCTTTCTCATCACCCAGGACCCACAGGATATCGACGACGCCGTCTTCAAGCAGATCAACACCACCGTCGTGTTGAACCTCGGTGACGAGGACGCCATCAAGAGCGTCAACATTCCCAGCAACCTCGAGTCGAAAGTGCCCTACATGGAGAAAGGACAGATGGTGGTCTACTCGCCGGACAATTCCGAACCCGTCGAACTGATCGGCCTCTCGAAGTGCCTGACTCGCCACGGCCGCGATTGA
- a CDS encoding ribose 1,5-bisphosphate isomerase, translating to MGNEAPAVDPVVESTAADIAAMRIRGAAAIADAAAAALAIQAERSDAVTPGAFRTQLRVAARTLYETRPTAVSLPNALRYVLRGTDGDSVDELRSSTIDRAETFREDLEDAQTTLGKIGSNRLRDGDVVMTHCHSTDALACIEAALDDGKRIEAIVTETRPRKQGHITARELREWGVPVTLIVDNAARRYLDDADHVLVGADSIAADGGVINKIGTSGLAVNARERGVPVMVAAQTIKLHPGTMTGHTVAIEMRDETEVLTSSERSEITDLEDGDDGFTVENPAFDVTPPRHVDAIVTEHGQFPPESVVTLMRELFGETTTEPWET from the coding sequence ATGGGAAACGAAGCGCCTGCCGTCGATCCGGTCGTTGAATCGACCGCCGCCGATATCGCCGCGATGCGGATACGCGGTGCGGCAGCGATCGCTGATGCGGCTGCGGCTGCGCTTGCGATACAGGCCGAGCGATCCGACGCCGTGACTCCGGGGGCGTTTCGAACCCAGCTCCGCGTGGCGGCCAGAACGCTCTACGAGACGCGCCCGACCGCTGTGAGCCTGCCGAACGCCCTCAGGTACGTTCTTCGAGGAACGGACGGGGATAGCGTCGACGAGTTACGGTCGTCGACGATCGACAGGGCCGAAACGTTCCGAGAGGATCTGGAGGACGCACAGACGACGCTAGGAAAGATCGGATCCAACCGCCTGCGGGATGGCGACGTCGTCATGACTCACTGTCACTCGACCGACGCGCTGGCGTGTATCGAGGCCGCGCTCGATGACGGAAAACGGATCGAAGCGATCGTCACGGAGACCCGGCCGAGAAAGCAGGGCCACATCACGGCCCGAGAGCTCCGCGAGTGGGGTGTGCCCGTGACTCTGATCGTCGACAACGCGGCCAGACGGTATCTCGACGACGCCGATCACGTTCTGGTCGGAGCGGACAGCATCGCCGCCGACGGCGGAGTCATCAACAAGATCGGAACGAGCGGCCTCGCGGTCAACGCACGCGAACGGGGCGTTCCGGTGATGGTTGCGGCTCAGACGATCAAACTTCACCCGGGGACGATGACCGGCCACACCGTCGCGATCGAGATGCGAGACGAAACGGAAGTACTCACATCGTCCGAACGGAGCGAGATAACCGATCTCGAGGACGGTGACGACGGATTCACGGTCGAAAACCCGGCGTTCGACGTCACGCCCCCGAGACACGTCGACGCGATCGTCACCGAACACGGCCAGTTCCCGCCGGAAAGCGTCGTGACGCTCATGCGGGAGCTGTTCGGTGAGACGACCACCGAGCCGTGGGAAACGTAG